One stretch of Camelus bactrianus isolate YW-2024 breed Bactrian camel chromosome 19, ASM4877302v1, whole genome shotgun sequence DNA includes these proteins:
- the ZNF217 gene encoding zinc finger protein 217 yields MPTQSLLVYMDGPEVIGNSLGSQMEIDEAMTIKGATAVPFRATQEKSIIQIEGYLPLDCMFCSQTFTRSEDLNKHVLLQHRPILCEPAVLRVEAEYLSPLDKGQVRTEPLKDKNCKENEELSCEVCGQTFRVAFDVEIHMKKHKDSFTYGCNVCGRRFKEPWFLKNHMRTHTGKSGAKSRLQPGLESPVTINEVVQEHAAGTISSPYKICMVCGFLFPNKESLIDHRKMHTKETASGPSNPQTDSQQEGMPSPGEELLQFLNLRPKSHPEIARKPAKWIPQLDPFTTYQAWQLATKGKVAVCREVKEQPGQEGSTDNDESCSDKEELGEIWTASKSHPEGSGKSKTSKSGCPGLSQDKEKPRHPNEVPSGDADPKLPSNKEKPTHCSECGKAFRTYHQLVLHSRVHKKDRRADAESPTMSVDGRQPRTCSPDLPPTLDENGAIDREGGSEDGSEDGLPEGLPLDKNDDGGKIKHLTSSRECSYCGKFFRSNYYLNIHLRTHTGEKPYKCEFCDYAAAQKTSLRYHLERHHKDKQVDVAAEVKNDGKNQETEDALLTADSTQTKNLKRCFDGAKDVKGSPPAKQLKGMASAFQNVLGSAVLSPVHRDTQDFSKNAADDSADKMSKNPAPAYLDMLKKRSAAEPQANNLICRTEVDVTPHPDGSAAHGVEVGHKEKRAEAAADCKYRPGVDCQEKPLNLSLGALHGCPAVPLGKSATTSNTCPFCTFKTCYPEVLTMHQRLVHKYNPNIQKSYRNKSLLQSRRTGCPPALLGKDVPPLSDSYKPKPKPALPAQPKALPSEKAKPRPAGPGRAPLTSGIDASTLAPSNLKSHRPQQGVTGQGATATRQQSSEILVKTSISQAPDKTKRPEPKLKPPVGAPAQPSAGSSAVNGCADHPPKNDGPWVPPVRDYFCGRSSGAELGEPHPKRLRSGAPALDVDQPGPNYRRGFDLPKYHVVRGITSLLPQECVCPPPTVLPPKPRFLGSGEADAAGVLSVQKPYGGAGTLYTCGPAGPAAGPALEGKRPVSYQHLSSSMLQKRNYENFIGNAHYRPNDKKT; encoded by the exons ATGCCCACTCAATCCCTCCTGGTGTACATGGACGGACCAGAAGTTATCGGCAATTCTCTTGGCTCCCAGATGGAGATAGATGAAGCCATGACAATAAAAGGGGCCACCGCTGTTCCTTTCAGAGCCACGCAGGAGAAAAGCATCATCCAGATAGAAGGATACCTGCCCCTGGACTGCATGTTTTGCAGTCAGACCTTCACACGTTCAGAAGACCTCAATAAACACGTCTTGCTGCAGCATCGGCCGATCCTCTGTGAGCCCGCTGTTCTGCGTGTTGAAGCCGAGTATCTTAGTCCTCTTGATAAAGGTCAAGTGAGAACAGAACCTCTGAAGGACAAGAACTGCAAGGAAAACGAAGAACTTAGCTGTGAAGTGTGTGGGCAGACGTTCAGAGTCGCTTTCGACGTCGAGATCCACATGAAGAAGCACAAGGACTCTTTCACGTACGGGTGTAACGTGTGCGGGAGGAGGTTCAAGGAGCCCTGGTTTCTGAAGAATCACATGCGAACCCACACGGGCAAGTCAGGGGCCAAGAGCAGACTGCAGCCAGGCCTGGAGAGCCCGGTGACGATCAACGAGGTGGTGCAGGAGCACGCAGCCGGGACCATCTCATCTCCTTACAAGATCTGCATGGTTTGTGGctttctgtttccaaataaaGAAAGTCTAATTGATCACAGGAAGATGCACACCAAAGAAACTGCTTCCGGTCCCAGCAACCCACAGACAGACTCTCAGCAGGAGGGAATGCCTTCTCCGGGGGAAGAGCTGCTGCAGTTTTTAAACTTAAGACCAAAATCTCACCCCGAGATCGCGAGGAAGCCGGCCAAATGGATACCTCAGCTCGACCCGTTCACCACCTACCAGGCCTGGCAGCTGGCCACCAAAGGGAAGGTCGCCGTGTGCCGGGAAGTGAAGGAACAGCCGGGCCAGGAAGGGAGCACTGACAATGATGAGTCGTGTTCAGACAAAGAAGAGCTGGGAGAAATTTGGACCGCGAGTAAAAGCCATCCTGAAGGTTCTGGAAAGTCCAAGACAAGTAAAAGCGGTTGTCCGGGCCTCTCACAAGACAAGGAGAAGCCTAGACACCCCAACGAAGTGCCTTCCGGGGACGCGGACCCCAAGTTACCCAGTAACAAAGAGAAGCCGACACATTGCTCCGAGTGTGGCAAAGCCTTCAGAACCTACCACCAGCTGGTCCTGCACTCCCGGGTGCACAAGAAGGACCGGCGGGCCGATGCCGAGTCGCCGACCATGTCCGTGGACGGGAGGCAGCCGAGGACATGTTCTCCAGACCTGCCGCCCACCCTGGATGAGAATGGAGCCATCGACCGGGAAGGTGGCTCAGAAGACGGGTCCGAGGACGGGCTTCCGGAAGGGCTCCCCCTGG ataaaaatgatgATGGAGGGAAAATAAAGCATCTTACATCCTCAAGAGAATGTAGTTATTGTGGAAAGTTTTTCCGTTCAAATTATTACCTCAATATTCATCTCAGAACGCATACAG GTGAAAAACCATACAAATGTGAATTTTGTGACTATGCTGCAGCCCAGAAGACCTCTCTGCGGTATCACTTGGAGAGACATCACAAAGACAAGCAGGTCGATGTTGCTGCCGAAGTCAAGAACGATGGGAAAAACCAGGAGACTGAAGATGCACTTCTAACCGCTGACAGTACGCAAaccaaaaatttgaaaagatgttttgATGGTGCCAAAGATGTTAAAGGCAGCCCACCTGCAAAGCAACTGAAGGGGATGGCCTCTGCCTTTCAGAACGTTCTGGGCAGCGCTGTCCTCTCACCAGTACACAGAGATACTCAGGATTTCAGCAAAAATGCAGCTGATGACAGTGCTGATAAAATGAGCAAAAATCCTGCCCCTGCTTATTTGGACATGCTAAAAAAGAGATCAGCAGCTGAACCTCAGGCCAACAACCTCATCTGTAGAACAGAAGTGGACGTCACCCCGCACCCAGATGGCAGTGCGGCCCACGGCGTGGAAGTCGGCCACAAGGAGAAGCGAGCGGAGGCCGCCGCGGACTGCAAGTACAGGCCAGGCGTGGACTGTCAAGAAAAGCCGCTGAACTTATCCCTCGGGGCTCTCCACGGGTGCCCGGCGGTTCCTCTGGGTAAAAGTGCAACCACAAGTAACACCTGCCCGTTTTGTACCTTCAAGACATGTTACCCAGAAGTTTTAACGATGCACCAGAGACTGGTGCATAAATACAACCCCAACATCCAGAAAAGCTATAGAAACAAGTCTTTACTTCAAAGTAGACGGACCGGATGCCCACCAGCTTTACTGGGAAAAGACGTGCCCCCGCTGTCTGACTCCTACAAGCCCAAGCCCAAGCCCGCCCTCCCAGCGCAGCCCAAAGCCCTGCCGTCCGAGAAGGCGAAGCCCCGCCCCGCCGGGCCCGGCAGGGCCCCCCTCACTTCCGGGATCGACGCCAGCACTTTAGCCCCGAGTAACCTGAAGTCCCACCGGCCGCAGCAGGGTGTCACGGGGCAGGGGGCCACAGCCACCAGGCAGCAGTCTTCCGAGATACTCGTTAAAACCAGCATTTCTCAGGCTCCGGACAAAACCAAGAGGCCCGAGCCCAAACTCAAGCCTCCAGTGGGGGCCCCGGCCCAGCCCTCCGCGGGCAGCAGCGCCGTCAACGGCTGTGCCGACCACCCCCCCAAGAACGACGGCCCCTGGGTGCCCCCGGTCAGAGACTACTTCTGCGGCCGGAGCAGCGGCGCCGAGCTGGGGGAGCCGCACCCCAAAAGGCTGAGGTCGGGGGCGCCGGCCCTGGACGTGGACCAGCCCGGCCCCAATTACCGCAGGGGCTTCGACCTCCCCAAGTACCACGTGGTCCGCGGGATCACGTCGCTGCTGCCCCAGGAGTGCGTGTGCCCTCCGCCCACGGTGCTGCCCCCCAAGCCCAGGTTCCTGGGGTCCGGGGAGGCCGACGCGGCCGGCGTGCTGAGCGTGCAGAAGCCCTACGGCGGGGCCGGAACCCTGTACACCTGCGGCCCCGCGGGCCCCGCGGCCGGCCCAGCGCTGGAAG GAAAAAGGCCAGTGTCTTATCAACACTTATCTAGCAGCATGCTACAAAAGCGGAACTATGAGAATTTTATTGGGAATGCACATTATCGACCAAATGACAAAAAaacttga